The following are encoded in a window of Pelecanus crispus isolate bPelCri1 chromosome 6, bPelCri1.pri, whole genome shotgun sequence genomic DNA:
- the LOC142593822 gene encoding inositol 1,4,5-trisphosphate receptor-interacting protein-like 1 has product MAATKVLAVLLQSIFQLPQMVGDELDEATRERMQQRAERLNAEMTRLLQELEQRSQEPRSIAWGGQLLAALQQWQFWLIAGVLVLLFGLCWWLRNRSSQSASSSKEGSSRTKAHKEDSEEKPSVALHVGRISAERLLPQPFTVVEELLHTCQNLSRNSFMPRLKPAISMGYTFEGWSPRGDDAVSRLLVPLQPPCGHAFHLELGNTGEMQAKDSCLRVELECTCTRKQLVENMLCFLHHPKEELRRNQGPSLLGTLCTGPYLDMEKTTRWFQILVKAAWVVLPQSRHCRLAVLPSRRSCRLRLTDASNSTLLIEMIFGVQQDDSETLLSLE; this is encoded by the coding sequence atggctgccacaaaagtccttgccgtgcttctgcaaagcatcttccagctcccccagatggtcggtgatgagctggatgaggccacgcgcgagcgcatgcagcagcgtgcggagcggctcaacgccgagatgactcgcctgctgcaggagctggagcagaggagccaggagccgcgcagcattgcctggggaggccagctcttggctgccttgcagcagtggcagttctggctgattgccggagtccttgtcctgctcttcgggctctgctggtggctcaggaaTAGGAGCAGTCagtcagccagcagcagcaaggagggtAGCTCCAGAACAAAGGCGCATAAGGAggattcagaagaaaaacccaGTGTTGCACTGCATGTAGGCAGAATTTCGGCCGAGCGCCTCCTGCCACAACCGTTCACAGTGGTGGAGGAACTTCTACATACCTGCCAGAATCTTTCCAGGAATAGTTTCATGCCACGACTGAAGCCAGCCATCAGCATGGGCTACACTTTCGAAGGTTGGAGTCcccgtggggatgatgctgtctcccgcttgctcgtgcccctgcagcccccctgtgGGCACGccttccacctggagctgggcaacacgggggagatgcaggcaaaggactcctgcctccgcgtggagctggagtgcaccTGCACAAGgaagcagctggtggagaacatgctgtgcttcctccaccaccccaaggaggagctgaggagaaatcagggtcccagcctcctaggcACCCTCTGCACCGGCCCCTACCTAGACATGGAGAAAACCACCCGCTGGTTCCAGATATTGGTAAAGGCAGCCTGGGTGGTTTTGCCTCAGTCGCGACACTGCCGTCTAGCAGTGCTGCCCTCCCGGCGCTCCTGCAGGCTCCGGCTGACTGACGCTTCCAATAGCACCCTCCTGATTGAGATGATATTTGGGGTGCAGCAGGATGACTCGGAGACCTTGCTGAGCTTGGAGTAG